Proteins encoded by one window of Anguilla rostrata isolate EN2019 chromosome 9, ASM1855537v3, whole genome shotgun sequence:
- the zgc:174895 gene encoding adenine phosphoribosyltransferase isoform X4, with amino-acid sequence MDALSVPKKRGRGWYLLLMAPNTKGNKFAWLDPSRLYCNHQALSDCVKDLIQPFQNESIDLVAGIDAMGFILGSAVATTLCKGFLAIRKAGHLCVQTECQPYSDYSGKDKLMEVRKDVLRPGLRVLLVDQWIETGGTMRAAISLVEKLGATVVGVAAVAIENSEGGRWLKDNYRCSHCIPENLQAQIDRQDLDSFYSLASLTQSTQASHTSVQGNLEKADTSSREIPLRE; translated from the exons ATGGACGCATTGTCTGTTccgaagaagagagggaggggttggTACCTCTTGCTTATGGCACCGAATACAAAGGGAAATAAGTTTGCCTGGCTGGACCCATCTAGACTTTACTGCAATCACCAG GCTTTGTCAGACTGTGTGAAGGATCTTATCCAGCCATTCCAGAATGAATCCATTGACCTGGTGGCTGGCATTGATGCCATGGGATTCATCCTGG GATCAGCTGTGGCCACTACTCTGTGTAAGGGCTTCTTGGCCATCCGTAAAGCGggacacctgtgtgtgcagacAGAGTGCCAGCCGTACAGTGACTACTCCGGCAAGGACAAGCTCATGGAGGTGCGGAAGGATGTGCTAAGACCAG GACTGCGTGTGCTCCTGGTAGACCAGTGGATAGAAACAGGAGGCACCATGCGGGCGGCCATTTCCCTGGTGGAGAAGCTGGGAGCCACTGTCGTAG GTGTAGCAGCAGTTGCCATTGAGAACagcgagggggggcggtggcTCAAAGATAACTACAGGTGCTCTCACTGCATCCCAGAGAACCTGCAGGCTCAGATAGACCGCCAGGACCTGGACTCCTTCTACAGCTTGGCCAGCCTGACTCAGTCAACTCAGGCCTCTCACACAAGCGTGCAGGGTAACTTGGAGAAGGCAGACACCTCCTCCAGGGAGATCCCTTTGAGGGAATGA
- the zgc:174895 gene encoding adenine phosphoribosyltransferase isoform X3, with protein sequence MTSPAPRRKDETVRMDALSVPKKRGRGWYLLLMAPNTKGNKFAWLDPSRLYCNHQALSDCVKDLIQPFQNESIDLVAGIDAMGFILGSAVATTLCKGFLAIRKAGHLCVQTECQPYSDYSGKDKLMEVRKDVLRPGLRVLLVDQWIETGGTMRAAISLVEKLGATVVGVAAVAIENSEGGRWLKDNYRCSHCIPENLQAQIDRQDLDSFYSLASLTQSTQASHTSVQGNLEKADTSSREIPLRE encoded by the exons ATGACTTCACCAGCTCCCAGAAGAAAGGATGAG ACAGTCAGAATGGACGCATTGTCTGTTccgaagaagagagggaggggttggTACCTCTTGCTTATGGCACCGAATACAAAGGGAAATAAGTTTGCCTGGCTGGACCCATCTAGACTTTACTGCAATCACCAG GCTTTGTCAGACTGTGTGAAGGATCTTATCCAGCCATTCCAGAATGAATCCATTGACCTGGTGGCTGGCATTGATGCCATGGGATTCATCCTGG GATCAGCTGTGGCCACTACTCTGTGTAAGGGCTTCTTGGCCATCCGTAAAGCGggacacctgtgtgtgcagacAGAGTGCCAGCCGTACAGTGACTACTCCGGCAAGGACAAGCTCATGGAGGTGCGGAAGGATGTGCTAAGACCAG GACTGCGTGTGCTCCTGGTAGACCAGTGGATAGAAACAGGAGGCACCATGCGGGCGGCCATTTCCCTGGTGGAGAAGCTGGGAGCCACTGTCGTAG GTGTAGCAGCAGTTGCCATTGAGAACagcgagggggggcggtggcTCAAAGATAACTACAGGTGCTCTCACTGCATCCCAGAGAACCTGCAGGCTCAGATAGACCGCCAGGACCTGGACTCCTTCTACAGCTTGGCCAGCCTGACTCAGTCAACTCAGGCCTCTCACACAAGCGTGCAGGGTAACTTGGAGAAGGCAGACACCTCCTCCAGGGAGATCCCTTTGAGGGAATGA
- the zgc:174895 gene encoding adenine phosphoribosyltransferase isoform X2: protein MRFAPTNGLPCTVRMDALSVPKKRGRGWYLLLMAPNTKGNKFAWLDPSRLYCNHQALSDCVKDLIQPFQNESIDLVAGIDAMGFILGSAVATTLCKGFLAIRKAGHLCVQTECQPYSDYSGKDKLMEVRKDVLRPGLRVLLVDQWIETGGTMRAAISLVEKLGATVVGVAAVAIENSEGGRWLKDNYRCSHCIPENLQAQIDRQDLDSFYSLASLTQSTQASHTSVQGNLEKADTSSREIPLRE from the exons ATGAGGTTCGCGCCCACCAATGGTCTTCCGTGT ACAGTCAGAATGGACGCATTGTCTGTTccgaagaagagagggaggggttggTACCTCTTGCTTATGGCACCGAATACAAAGGGAAATAAGTTTGCCTGGCTGGACCCATCTAGACTTTACTGCAATCACCAG GCTTTGTCAGACTGTGTGAAGGATCTTATCCAGCCATTCCAGAATGAATCCATTGACCTGGTGGCTGGCATTGATGCCATGGGATTCATCCTGG GATCAGCTGTGGCCACTACTCTGTGTAAGGGCTTCTTGGCCATCCGTAAAGCGggacacctgtgtgtgcagacAGAGTGCCAGCCGTACAGTGACTACTCCGGCAAGGACAAGCTCATGGAGGTGCGGAAGGATGTGCTAAGACCAG GACTGCGTGTGCTCCTGGTAGACCAGTGGATAGAAACAGGAGGCACCATGCGGGCGGCCATTTCCCTGGTGGAGAAGCTGGGAGCCACTGTCGTAG GTGTAGCAGCAGTTGCCATTGAGAACagcgagggggggcggtggcTCAAAGATAACTACAGGTGCTCTCACTGCATCCCAGAGAACCTGCAGGCTCAGATAGACCGCCAGGACCTGGACTCCTTCTACAGCTTGGCCAGCCTGACTCAGTCAACTCAGGCCTCTCACACAAGCGTGCAGGGTAACTTGGAGAAGGCAGACACCTCCTCCAGGGAGATCCCTTTGAGGGAATGA
- the zgc:174895 gene encoding adenine phosphoribosyltransferase isoform X1 codes for MRSALVLRTTREKLLLLNNDTRTVRMDALSVPKKRGRGWYLLLMAPNTKGNKFAWLDPSRLYCNHQALSDCVKDLIQPFQNESIDLVAGIDAMGFILGSAVATTLCKGFLAIRKAGHLCVQTECQPYSDYSGKDKLMEVRKDVLRPGLRVLLVDQWIETGGTMRAAISLVEKLGATVVGVAAVAIENSEGGRWLKDNYRCSHCIPENLQAQIDRQDLDSFYSLASLTQSTQASHTSVQGNLEKADTSSREIPLRE; via the exons ATGAGGTCTGCGTTAGTTCTACGAACCACTCGGGAGAAGTTACTTCTACTAAACAATGACACGCGG ACAGTCAGAATGGACGCATTGTCTGTTccgaagaagagagggaggggttggTACCTCTTGCTTATGGCACCGAATACAAAGGGAAATAAGTTTGCCTGGCTGGACCCATCTAGACTTTACTGCAATCACCAG GCTTTGTCAGACTGTGTGAAGGATCTTATCCAGCCATTCCAGAATGAATCCATTGACCTGGTGGCTGGCATTGATGCCATGGGATTCATCCTGG GATCAGCTGTGGCCACTACTCTGTGTAAGGGCTTCTTGGCCATCCGTAAAGCGggacacctgtgtgtgcagacAGAGTGCCAGCCGTACAGTGACTACTCCGGCAAGGACAAGCTCATGGAGGTGCGGAAGGATGTGCTAAGACCAG GACTGCGTGTGCTCCTGGTAGACCAGTGGATAGAAACAGGAGGCACCATGCGGGCGGCCATTTCCCTGGTGGAGAAGCTGGGAGCCACTGTCGTAG GTGTAGCAGCAGTTGCCATTGAGAACagcgagggggggcggtggcTCAAAGATAACTACAGGTGCTCTCACTGCATCCCAGAGAACCTGCAGGCTCAGATAGACCGCCAGGACCTGGACTCCTTCTACAGCTTGGCCAGCCTGACTCAGTCAACTCAGGCCTCTCACACAAGCGTGCAGGGTAACTTGGAGAAGGCAGACACCTCCTCCAGGGAGATCCCTTTGAGGGAATGA